From the genome of Naumovozyma castellii chromosome 7, complete genome:
TATATCACTTATTTTTTCctgaaaaaatatttatttacatgaAGAAAGTTTCCTTTCACCTTATAGAATATATGCACATACATGACGAATGTTAATTTTATATTACCTATTTATATGGCATGAGTCTTTTCAAGTGTCTAAGATATGATGGATCAGCGTCTTTTCTTCCAGATAAATGTTTTAGAGAACGTCTTGACCACCCGGCATTACCGTGATTTCTACCAGCAATACCCCTCTTAAAGCTTTGTGCCGTTCGTCTCCATCTCTTAGCCGTCCCCTTATGAgttttcatcaaatttctCGTTATTGTCAACGTTGTTAGGTTTAAGCAACGAGCTCTGTAAAATGTCGGTAAGAATGAGAAGGGAAGCATTGATAACCGTTTAATGTTAATGTGATTGGGTAATTGTTTTCCTGTGAGCTTCACTTGAGCTTGTGGTTCTTTAAGAT
Proteins encoded in this window:
- the MRP35 gene encoding mitochondrial 54S ribosomal protein bL35m (ancestral locus Anc_2.151) — translated: MLPFSFLPTFYRARCLNLTTLTITRNLMKTHKGTAKRWRRTAQSFKRGIAGRNHGNAGWSRRSLKHLSGRKDADPSYLRHLKRLMPYK